From Pangasianodon hypophthalmus isolate fPanHyp1 chromosome 30, fPanHyp1.pri, whole genome shotgun sequence, a single genomic window includes:
- the brox gene encoding BRO1 domain-containing protein BROX: MTHWFHRNPLKATAPVSFNLYGVASSPAASKICNDLRTTRARLLDMFTDATCTPEIMKKATDEYFSLLQGFIVSLDGTTQENKLRFIQNFKWTDTLQGNTPSSQQDAVFELVSMGFNVAVWHTKFASRLAGKENITEDEAKDVHKNLKIAAGIFKYLKETQIPRLITPAEKGRDMEPRVIDTYIVQSQAEAQEVTIARAIELKHNAGLVAALALETANYYQKADHTLNTLDPECSNKWRKYLQLKQHFYMAYAHCYYGQTLLASDKCGEAIRSLQEAEKYYVRAEALCKEYRQTKGPGSTAKPSEQLFFTKLGGLIKNTLEKCQRENGFIYFHKVPEEAPVLELKATYGLAEPISFELPALSSQCTPEVYATFDLTRGSKDDKAKMKPKHEEEIKPVKEPDLKPQKDTGCVIS, from the exons ATGACGCACTGGTTTCACCGGAATCCTCTGAAGGCCACAGCGCCCGTCTCTTTCAACCTGTATGGAGTGGCATCCAGTCCTGCTGCCAGTAAAATCTGCAA CGATCTGAGGACAACCAGGGCTAGGCTTCTGGACATGTTTACAGACGCTACATGCACCCCAGAGATCATGAAGAAAGCCACTGATGAATACTTCTCTCTTTTACAGG GGTTCATTGTGTCTCTGGATGGTACTACACAAGAGAACAAGCTGCGCTTCATTCAGAACTTTAAGTGGACTGACACTTTGCAAGGAAACACACCAAG ttCTCAGCAAGATGCTGTGTTTGAGCTGGTATCCATGGGGTTTAACGTTGCTGTTTGGCACACCAAATTTGCCTCAAGGCTTGCAGGAAAGGAAAA CATCACTGAGGACGAGGCAAAAGATGTTCATAAGAATCTGAAAATTGCGGCTGGAATTTTCAAGTACCTCAAG GAGACTCAGATACCACGCCTCATCACGCCAGCGGAGAAAGGCAGAGACATGGAGCCCAGGGTGATTGACACATACATTGTGCAGAGTCAAGCAGAGGCTCAAGAAG TGACCATTGCTCGTGCCATTGAACTGAAGCATAACGCTGGCCTTGTTGCAGCTTTGGCACTTGAGACAGCAAACTACTATCAAAAGGCTG ATCATACTCTGAACACTCTGGACCCAGAGTGCAGCAATAAATGGAGAAAGTACTTGCAGCTGAAGCAGCACTTTTACATGGCTTAT GCACACTGCTACTATGGACAGACTCTCCTTGCTAGTGACAAGTGTGGTGAGGCCATTAGATCCCTACAAGAGGCTGAAAAAT ATTATGTGCGTGCAGAGGCACTGTGTAAAGAATACCGTCAGACCAAAGGCCCAGGCAGCACTGCCAAGCCCTCCGAACAGCTCTTCTTCACGAAGCTCGGTGGCCTGATCAAAAACACTCTGGAGAAATGTCAGAGAGAAAATGGTTTCAT ATACTTCCATAAAGTGCCTGAAGAGGCACCTGTTTTGGAGTTGAAGGCAACTTATGGTCTGGCGGAGCCCATTAGCTTTGAGCTTCCTGCTCTCAGCAGCCAGTGTACTCCTGAGGTCTATGCCACATTCGATCTCACGAGAGGATCAAAAGATGACAAG GCAAAGATGAAGCCCAAGCATGAGGAGGAGATTAAGCCTGTGAAGGAACCTGATCTCAAGCCCCAGAAAGACACTGGATGTGTGATCTCTTGA
- the aida gene encoding axin interactor, dorsalization-associated protein yields the protein MSDVTKSVQKWHASLKKGTDFDSWGQLVEAADEYQILARQLQKEVQSSSSQDFTEEQKKTLGKIAACLEMRSASLQSTQCQEEFTLQDLKKLEPIIKNILTYNKDFPFDVQPVPLRKIFAPGEEENLDVEEELDTATGTGLIQSFPTRVPGTLLPRLPSEPGMTLLTLKIEKIGLKDAGQCIEPYMTISVRDLDGVDLNPVQDTPVSTRKEDTYIHFDVDVEIQKHLEKLPKGAAIFFEFKHYKPKKKFTSTKCFAFMEMDEIKPGPIVIELYKKPTDFKRKKLNLLTKKPLYLHLHQTLHKD from the exons ATGTCAGATGTCACCAAGAGCGTCCAGAAGTGGCATGCGAGCTTGAAAAAGGGCACGGACTTTGACTCGTGGGGGCAGCTGGTGGAGGCAGCGGATGAGTACCAGAT ACTTGCGCGGCAGCTGCAGAAGGAGGTCCAGTCTTCAAGTTCTCAGGATTTCACAGAGGAACAAAAG AAAACCCTGGGAAAAATTGCAGCATGTCTTGAAATGCGAAGTGCGTCACTACAG agCACACAGTGCCAAGAGGAATTTACCTTACAGGATCTGAAGAAACTGGAGCCCA tcATCAAAAATATTCTCACTTACAACAAAGATTTCCCTTTTGATGTCCAACCAGTGCCTTTGAG GAAAATCTTTGCACCAGGAGAGGAAGAGAACCTAGATGTGGAAGAGGAGCTGGACACGGCGACGGGGACAGGTTTAATACAGTCCTTCCCCACCAGGGTGCCAG gAACTTTATTACCACGGCTTCCCTCGGAGCCGGGAATGACGCTGCTTACTCTGAAAATCGAGAAGATTGGTTTAAAAGATGCAGGACAATGCATTGAACCTTACATGACTATTAGTGTCAGAG ACTTGGATGGTGTTGATTTAAACCCTGTTCAGGACACTCCAGTGTCAACACGTAAAGAAGATACCTACATTCATTTCGATGTAGATGTGGAAATCCAGAAACATCTTGAGAAACTACCAAAAG GTGCTGCAATTTTCTTTGAATTCAAACACTACAAGCCCAAGAAGAAGTTCACCAGTACCAAGTGTTTCGCCTTCATGGAGATGGATGAAATCAAACCTGGTCCCATTGTGATCGAACT GTACAAGAAGCCAACTGATTTCAAGAGGAAGAAACTCAATCTCCTTACGAAGAAGCCACTCTACCTTCACCTCCATCAAACACTACACAAAGACTGA